A single region of the Bacillus sp. SM2101 genome encodes:
- a CDS encoding DUF6612 family protein has translation MKKLITTMFAVSFILLLAACSSSDADVNDLFNKSMEAAKDLNSFSVDMVMDQTIEVGTESMPQNMEIYLDMVQEPLTMYQQMSISMGDMMNIDTESYFTDEGFFMYDSMSNMWQKLPSEQFENIMQMADNQQSPINSLKQMEKFVDDFELIEEDSQYIFKLSSTDEKMKDLITSMIPQDQLAGAGMADDIDQLMENMTISTLEYEITIDKETYYPKNISMIMDSTMTMEGETVGFYQEMTGEYSNFNEVNEISVPEEVINTATESPF, from the coding sequence TTGAAAAAGCTAATAACTACTATGTTTGCTGTATCTTTTATATTACTACTCGCAGCTTGTTCTTCATCAGATGCTGATGTAAATGATTTGTTTAACAAATCAATGGAAGCTGCTAAAGATCTAAATAGTTTTTCAGTTGATATGGTAATGGATCAAACAATTGAAGTGGGAACAGAGAGTATGCCCCAAAACATGGAAATTTATTTAGATATGGTGCAAGAACCACTAACGATGTATCAACAGATGTCTATATCTATGGGCGATATGATGAATATAGATACAGAATCATATTTTACTGATGAAGGATTTTTCATGTATGATTCAATGAGTAACATGTGGCAAAAACTTCCTAGTGAGCAATTTGAAAACATTATGCAAATGGCTGATAATCAACAATCACCTATCAATTCTCTGAAGCAAATGGAAAAGTTTGTTGATGATTTTGAACTTATCGAAGAAGATAGCCAATACATTTTTAAACTTTCTTCTACAGATGAAAAAATGAAAGATTTAATTACTTCAATGATTCCACAGGATCAACTTGCTGGTGCTGGAATGGCAGACGATATAGACCAATTAATGGAGAATATGACTATCTCAACGTTAGAATATGAGATAACTATTGATAAAGAGACTTACTATCCAAAAAATATTTCAATGATTATGGACTCAACGATGACAATGGAGGGAGAGACTGTCGGATTCTACCAAGAAATGACAGGTGAATACTCTAACTTTAATGAAGTCAATGAAATTTCTGTTCCTGAAGAAGTTATAAACACAGCAACTGAAAGTCCTTTTTAA
- a CDS encoding hydrolase produces MSKEKEAYYISLGSGEISRLSTASPWNYKVFATDEEITTLREYFDQNYSTEWQNFFRAHIPYIQYHDDKQNDAYDETLEKILQLIYQLGDKKTREFIEEQGLLHDVFFNEKT; encoded by the coding sequence ATGAGTAAAGAGAAGGAAGCTTATTATATCTCTTTAGGAAGTGGAGAAATTTCTAGATTAAGTACAGCATCTCCTTGGAATTATAAAGTATTTGCAACAGATGAAGAAATTACAACATTACGTGAATATTTTGACCAAAATTATTCAACAGAATGGCAAAATTTTTTCAGGGCACACATCCCGTATATTCAATATCATGATGATAAACAAAATGACGCCTATGATGAAACGCTCGAAAAAATACTTCAATTAATTTACCAATTAGGGGATAAAAAAACTAGAGAATTTATTGAAGAGCAAGGACTGTTACATGATGTATTTTTCAATGAAAAAACATAA